A single Vulcanisaeta distributa DSM 14429 DNA region contains:
- a CDS encoding AAA family ATPase translates to MLFDLEPKSKREDLFGRDNEVNAIVNFIRSKSRFLAIYGIRRVGKTSVLRVSLNEASIPYCYIDARMLENDFTKRRLYQLISNCLTELSIKWRLENAIRNITRAVRGINILDSGIELNVEIDWRNAHLTDLLNALSMNLSQIVIAIDEAQILRMMKGFGKIDFTQVLAYTYDNLNNVKVVLTGSEVGLLHDFLGLDNPKSPLYGRFVEELTIKPFSRGASIQFLITGFRQYGVEVTINEVLDVVDKLDGIVGWLTYYGNARVRGINNINEIYERAMKLIDGDLKSLLSRSIYYGLVLEAIARGRKHFNEIREYITLRLNKYVALSEVERALSNLMKMSIITRVAHGEYEIMDPIIRMKFSQV, encoded by the coding sequence ATGCTATTCGACCTTGAGCCAAAATCGAAGAGAGAAGACCTATTCGGTAGAGATAACGAGGTAAATGCCATCGTAAACTTCATAAGGAGTAAGTCAAGGTTCCTTGCAATATACGGAATTAGGCGTGTAGGTAAGACATCGGTGCTAAGGGTCTCCCTAAATGAGGCAAGCATACCCTATTGCTACATTGATGCAAGAATGCTTGAGAATGACTTCACAAAAAGAAGACTTTACCAACTAATATCAAACTGCCTGACCGAATTATCCATTAAATGGCGCCTTGAGAATGCCATTAGGAATATCACAAGGGCAGTTCGGGGCATAAACATACTCGATAGCGGCATTGAACTTAATGTTGAGATTGATTGGAGGAACGCCCATTTGACGGACTTACTAAACGCACTATCCATGAACCTAAGCCAAATAGTGATTGCAATTGACGAAGCCCAAATACTCAGAATGATGAAGGGATTCGGCAAGATTGATTTCACACAAGTACTCGCCTATACATACGATAACCTAAATAATGTTAAGGTCGTACTAACGGGCTCCGAGGTCGGCCTACTGCATGACTTCCTCGGCCTTGATAACCCCAAATCACCACTTTACGGTAGGTTCGTCGAGGAGCTAACAATAAAACCATTCAGTAGGGGCGCATCAATTCAATTCCTAATAACCGGCTTTAGACAATACGGAGTTGAAGTAACAATAAATGAAGTACTTGACGTAGTCGATAAGCTCGATGGTATCGTAGGGTGGCTAACATACTACGGTAATGCCAGGGTACGCGGAATAAATAATATCAATGAAATTTATGAGAGGGCTATGAAACTCATAGACGGCGACTTGAAGTCACTATTAAGTAGGTCAATTTATTATGGGTTGGTGCTAGAGGCTATAGCCAGGGGTAGAAAGCACTTTAATGAGATTAGAGAGTACATAACACTAAGACTCAATAAGTACGTGGCACTAAGCGAGGTCGAGAGGGCCTTAAGCAATCTAATGAAGATGAGCATAATAACTAGGGTAGCCCATGGCGAGTACGAAATAATGGACCCAATAATAAGAATGAAATTCAGCCAGGTTTGA
- a CDS encoding PIN domain-containing protein, with the protein MSEAVIDTNALIFYIVEDSREHARAVEVLNDLNRWFLPHIVIYELAWFFRSVNVPRDRATDILSNLINHRKVVLVCDNDIIKWVLRVMRDVGWGLGGFNDLVILGTAYVLGKPLFTFDEELKRRAKRVGVEVLEV; encoded by the coding sequence ATGTCAGAGGCAGTGATTGATACTAATGCGTTGATATTTTATATAGTCGAGGATTCTAGGGAGCATGCCAGGGCTGTCGAGGTTTTAAACGACCTGAATAGGTGGTTCCTACCTCACATTGTTATTTATGAGCTGGCTTGGTTTTTTAGATCCGTTAATGTGCCGAGGGATCGTGCTACGGACATTTTAAGTAACTTAATTAACCATAGGAAGGTGGTTTTAGTGTGTGATAATGACATTATTAAATGGGTATTACGTGTGATGCGGGATGTTGGCTGGGGGCTTGGCGGTTTTAATGATCTGGTAATACTTGGGACTGCGTATGTACTTGGTAAGCCTTTATTCACGTTTGATGAGGAATTAAAGAGGAGGGCTAAGAGGGTAGGTGTTGAGGTTCTTGAGGTTTAA
- the rpiA gene encoding ribose-5-phosphate isomerase RpiA — MDNTDVAKEAAAKEALKYARSGYVIGVGTGSTAMVFLRELHRLIINGVINNVLLVPTSTETEIEIVRLGLANLLRYPWQVDRIDVAVDSADEVDRRKNLIKGGGAALTREKIIDYWAREFIVIIDESKVFDSIPSKHPIPIEVIPFAWSIVKARLEELGGTAELRFGSGKRGPVVTDNGNYIIDYMPRAVVNIEDLERTIKELPGVVEVGIFNGRRVSRVIIGKADGSVITMD, encoded by the coding sequence GTGGACAATACTGATGTTGCGAAGGAGGCTGCGGCTAAGGAGGCTCTTAAGTATGCCAGGAGTGGTTACGTCATCGGTGTTGGTACTGGGTCCACGGCAATGGTCTTCCTTAGGGAACTTCATAGGCTAATAATTAATGGGGTCATAAATAATGTACTCTTGGTACCAACATCCACGGAGACTGAGATTGAAATAGTGAGGTTGGGGTTGGCTAATTTATTACGTTATCCCTGGCAGGTTGATAGAATCGACGTCGCCGTTGATAGTGCAGATGAAGTTGATAGGAGGAAGAACCTAATTAAGGGTGGCGGTGCTGCCCTGACCAGGGAGAAGATAATTGACTATTGGGCTAGGGAGTTCATAGTGATCATTGATGAATCGAAGGTCTTTGATTCAATACCGAGTAAGCACCCGATACCCATTGAGGTTATACCCTTTGCCTGGTCTATAGTTAAGGCAAGACTTGAGGAGTTGGGTGGTACGGCTGAGCTTAGGTTTGGCAGTGGTAAGAGGGGGCCGGTGGTGACTGACAATGGTAATTACATAATTGATTATATGCCCAGGGCCGTAGTGAATATTGAGGATTTAGAGAGGACCATTAAGGAATTACCTGGCGTAGTTGAGGTTGGGATATTTAATGGCAGGAGGGTTTCCAGAGTAATAATTGGTAAGGCTGATGGATCGGTGATTACGATGGATTAA
- a CDS encoding putative sulfate exporter family transporter, with product MATQTTAKIDWSSLWKKEDWWALWIGLLIFFLSLPGYYGIYLLGWVPRASAPWLNPSKSIVIVGQALTMTKAYLGLSPLFSVLFFYLFLLVILTFAAWLMGHNVKRFMAGFTIMFILTFGFWWLFGYAYFNATPDQYTKLHITWSIPVGADGILIYLLLVGLFISNVIFYKKLPAVLETGARTEWYIKTAIVLLGALVGASSLRYISLAVGLVERSLIAIVAAYLIYWPISYLISCKVFKLDIKWSATLASGVSICGVSAAIATAAAIGAPSIVPATVASIIVLFAAIELVILPFVAATFLKWAPYAAGAWMGLSVKTDGAAAASGALTDALISAQPGLAIYKTWVLTTAVMTKVFIDIWIGLWAFILAVIWVTRIERKPGERVPAMQIWFRFPKFVLGYLATWLILWGIGFTVGATVSWKFMVGGITPQTELFRYFFFALTFMSIGLTTRFKTFAEIRAGRMIAAYIVSLIIIILIALGLSVAFFAGLPPPK from the coding sequence ATGGCGACCCAAACAACGGCAAAGATTGATTGGTCATCACTATGGAAGAAGGAAGATTGGTGGGCGCTGTGGATTGGTCTCCTCATATTCTTCCTGTCATTACCTGGGTATTACGGCATTTACTTACTTGGTTGGGTACCTAGAGCCTCGGCGCCATGGCTTAACCCATCAAAGAGCATAGTAATTGTTGGGCAGGCATTGACGATGACTAAGGCATACCTGGGCCTAAGCCCGTTGTTTAGTGTTCTTTTCTTCTACTTATTCCTACTGGTTATTCTGACGTTTGCGGCCTGGTTAATGGGTCATAACGTTAAGAGGTTCATGGCGGGTTTCACAATAATGTTCATATTAACCTTCGGTTTCTGGTGGCTCTTTGGCTATGCCTACTTCAACGCCACGCCTGATCAATACACTAAGCTTCACATCACCTGGTCAATACCCGTGGGGGCAGACGGTATATTAATATACCTACTACTCGTGGGCCTATTCATATCCAACGTAATATTCTACAAGAAGTTACCGGCAGTTCTAGAAACGGGCGCCAGGACTGAGTGGTACATAAAGACTGCCATAGTCCTCCTGGGAGCCCTAGTCGGTGCCTCATCGTTAAGGTACATATCATTAGCTGTCGGCCTCGTTGAGAGATCGCTTATTGCCATAGTCGCTGCCTACCTAATTTACTGGCCAATCTCATACCTAATATCTTGTAAGGTATTCAAGCTCGACATTAAGTGGTCAGCAACACTCGCATCGGGCGTTAGTATATGTGGTGTATCCGCAGCAATAGCCACAGCCGCGGCGATAGGCGCCCCATCAATAGTGCCGGCAACCGTGGCATCAATAATAGTATTATTCGCAGCAATAGAACTGGTGATACTGCCGTTCGTGGCCGCTACGTTCCTAAAATGGGCGCCTTACGCCGCTGGTGCTTGGATGGGCCTATCCGTTAAGACCGATGGCGCGGCCGCCGCAAGCGGCGCCTTGACTGACGCCTTAATCAGCGCCCAGCCGGGTCTCGCCATTTATAAGACTTGGGTATTAACGACGGCAGTCATGACTAAGGTATTTATTGACATATGGATTGGGTTATGGGCATTTATACTTGCCGTGATATGGGTGACTAGAATCGAGAGAAAGCCTGGAGAGAGGGTTCCAGCCATGCAAATCTGGTTTAGATTTCCCAAGTTCGTCCTTGGTTACTTAGCCACATGGTTAATACTATGGGGCATCGGTTTCACGGTTGGCGCCACCGTGTCGTGGAAGTTCATGGTTGGCGGTATAACGCCACAGACCGAGTTATTTAGGTACTTCTTCTTCGCCCTCACATTCATGTCAATAGGGCTTACGACTAGGTTCAAGACGTTTGCCGAGATAAGGGCTGGGCGTATGATAGCTGCTTACATAGTATCACTAATAATCATAATATTAATAGCCCTAGGCCTATCAGTAGCCTTCTTCGCGGGTTTACCACCACCAAAATAA
- a CDS encoding dihydropteroate synthase, producing the protein MPRARLGRVWVGDGEPVRLVGVINVSPESFFKGSVRRTVDEALKAAEAMISSGVDVIDVGGMSTAPYNKTVISVDEEVSRVVPVIKALRREFPELTISVDTFRSRVAEEALNAGANVINDVTGLKGDGDMARVISNHGASVIIMARERVPGQGGDPVSRTVGALRESLEIALGNGIDEGGIVIDPGIGAWPPLSMDPILTGGEPLRGDYIRGDNTYPWYSWDSIIIMNINKIRSELNRPVLVGISRKSFLERLMRRRAPPEERLFASVSAEAIAVLMGADAVRTHNVSESRDAIKVAEALRLCLNKDSSMCSNELVKLVDVGNR; encoded by the coding sequence ATGCCGAGGGCTAGGCTTGGCCGTGTTTGGGTTGGGGATGGCGAGCCTGTTAGGTTGGTCGGAGTTATTAATGTCAGTCCTGAGTCCTTCTTTAAGGGTTCAGTGAGGAGGACGGTTGATGAGGCGCTTAAGGCTGCTGAAGCCATGATCTCTAGCGGCGTTGACGTAATTGATGTTGGTGGGATGTCCACGGCGCCGTATAATAAGACCGTGATCAGCGTTGATGAGGAAGTAAGTAGGGTCGTGCCGGTGATTAAGGCCTTGAGGAGGGAGTTCCCTGAATTAACGATATCCGTCGATACATTTAGGTCTAGAGTCGCTGAGGAGGCGTTGAACGCAGGCGCCAACGTTATTAATGACGTCACTGGATTGAAGGGTGATGGTGATATGGCCCGCGTAATATCTAATCATGGAGCGTCCGTAATAATCATGGCAAGGGAAAGAGTACCGGGTCAGGGCGGTGACCCTGTTAGCAGGACGGTAGGCGCACTGAGGGAGAGCTTAGAAATTGCGTTGGGTAATGGCATTGATGAGGGTGGTATTGTTATTGACCCAGGTATTGGTGCATGGCCTCCACTGAGCATGGATCCAATACTTACTGGTGGTGAACCGTTAAGGGGTGATTACATACGCGGTGATAATACCTACCCGTGGTATTCCTGGGACTCGATAATTATAATGAACATCAATAAGATAAGGAGTGAATTAAATAGGCCCGTCCTTGTTGGTATTTCGAGGAAGTCGTTCCTTGAGAGGTTAATGCGTAGGAGGGCGCCGCCTGAGGAGAGGTTATTTGCATCGGTATCTGCCGAGGCCATTGCTGTGCTCATGGGCGCTGACGCTGTTAGGACGCATAATGTTAGCGAGAGTAGGGATGCCATTAAGGTTGCTGAGGCACTTAGATTGTGCTTAAATAAGGATTCCTCTATGTGCAGTAATGAGTTAGTAAAACTCGTGGATGTAGGTAATCGTTAA
- a CDS encoding VIT1/CCC1 transporter family protein, whose amino-acid sequence MELKLSKDEILENYKDELTDAEIYAALARVENNDKLREELLKLSQYEVGHAEFWKFIAKQAGIDVSGIKPSRFSVTFSVLIRRLLGLGFLVKLRESAEVEAIKRYGEMVRKRALGPYTDRLREILLDEVLHEEVFKEEASRFEAFINNIRDAMYGMSDGLVEVLAAVAGLAPVVTNPILITLAGLIVGTAGTLSMAVGAYMSTKAQRDIRETMLSKIDIELENLDVEDRTRRVKDALSRMGIDEKTASEVAPSLSIDVNISKRITEVSEVGLSEEALESPGRSALYTGIFYLIGALLVIAPFPLLGHLIGNVGSLYVSIILVALAQAISGLLTAISGSGRIARTMIMNVALSLGAAAATYTIGTVAHQLLHIAIT is encoded by the coding sequence ATGGAACTTAAACTCAGTAAAGATGAGATCCTTGAGAATTATAAGGATGAATTGACGGATGCCGAGATCTACGCGGCGTTGGCCAGGGTAGAGAACAACGATAAGTTAAGGGAGGAGTTACTAAAGTTGTCTCAGTATGAGGTTGGTCATGCAGAGTTTTGGAAATTCATTGCGAAGCAGGCGGGTATTGATGTTAGTGGTATTAAGCCGTCAAGATTCTCTGTGACGTTCTCGGTATTAATTAGGAGATTACTCGGTCTTGGCTTTCTCGTGAAGTTAAGGGAGAGTGCCGAGGTTGAGGCAATTAAGAGGTACGGTGAGATGGTTAGAAAGAGGGCGCTCGGCCCATACACAGACAGACTTAGGGAAATACTACTTGACGAGGTCTTACATGAGGAGGTCTTTAAGGAGGAGGCGTCGAGGTTTGAGGCATTTATTAATAATATAAGAGATGCGATGTATGGAATGAGCGATGGATTAGTGGAGGTCTTGGCAGCGGTGGCTGGTCTAGCTCCCGTAGTCACAAATCCAATACTCATAACACTAGCCGGCCTAATAGTTGGTACTGCGGGCACTCTCTCAATGGCCGTGGGGGCTTACATGTCGACGAAGGCCCAGAGGGATATTAGGGAGACCATGCTCTCGAAGATAGACATAGAGCTTGAGAACCTAGACGTGGAGGATAGGACGAGGAGGGTTAAGGATGCATTGAGTAGGATGGGTATCGACGAGAAAACAGCCAGTGAGGTAGCCCCCAGCCTATCAATCGATGTAAACATCAGCAAGAGGATAACGGAAGTAAGCGAGGTCGGCCTATCCGAGGAGGCACTCGAAAGCCCTGGCAGGTCGGCCCTATACACGGGCATTTTCTACCTAATAGGAGCACTACTCGTTATTGCGCCATTCCCACTACTTGGCCACTTAATCGGTAACGTGGGCTCACTCTACGTATCAATAATACTCGTGGCCCTGGCCCAGGCCATTAGCGGTCTACTAACGGCGATATCAGGGAGCGGCCGCATAGCGCGCACAATGATCATGAACGTAGCCCTATCCCTCGGCGCCGCGGCAGCCACATACACAATAGGTACAGTGGCCCATCAACTACTGCATATTGCCATAACCTAA
- a CDS encoding superoxide dismutase, translated as MSLPATLFKRYELPPLPYSINALEPHISGQVIDVHYNGHHKGYVNGANATIERLEKIIKGDVTSYDIQGLLRSLFFNVNGHKLHTLYWYSMAPPGKGGGTPGGYLGDLIKKQFGSFDRFKALFTEVMRSLPGCGWTVLYYDPETGNLEFTTFENHYNQHIAELPILLIVDEFEHAYYLQYRSNRNGYIDAIWNVLNWEEAENRLRKYIK; from the coding sequence ATGAGCCTCCCAGCAACACTCTTCAAAAGATACGAACTGCCGCCACTACCATATTCAATAAACGCCCTTGAACCACACATAAGCGGTCAAGTAATTGATGTGCACTATAATGGGCATCATAAGGGCTATGTAAACGGTGCCAACGCAACAATCGAGAGACTTGAGAAGATAATTAAGGGTGATGTAACAAGCTATGACATACAGGGATTACTAAGAAGTCTATTCTTCAACGTAAACGGCCACAAACTCCACACACTATACTGGTACTCAATGGCACCACCAGGAAAGGGCGGAGGAACACCAGGCGGCTACCTCGGCGACTTAATAAAGAAGCAATTCGGGAGCTTCGATAGGTTTAAGGCATTATTCACGGAGGTCATGAGGTCCCTGCCAGGCTGTGGATGGACCGTACTATACTACGACCCAGAGACCGGGAACCTCGAATTCACAACCTTCGAAAACCACTACAACCAACACATTGCCGAGCTACCAATCCTACTGATAGTCGATGAATTTGAACATGCATATTACCTCCAATATCGTTCTAACAGGAACGGCTACATAGACGCTATTTGGAATGTACTGAATTGGGAGGAAGCTGAGAATAGATTAAGGAAATACATAAAGTAA
- a CDS encoding sodium:calcium antiporter produces MVILYIIAGFFSVLIGGWLFTNAMEYISHRYGVGASFVGAVLSPILTSLPELMVFLVAFLIYGGVSGEDVAVGTVIGEPFVVSTIVYPMIFIIAIIGFYLRYRSDVVLEVDKVLVTPFIVVVVFFPTVLLPAFINSLQVRLVIAVLLLAIYLSYIYIMRAKQGLAIEDYEGLYVLRIVRISRLWEWLLLMIQLAVSVALLFMGSRAMVAGIIELSRSSMLDVMGLSIIIVPTATVLPESITAAIWTLRGRDTMAVAALIGEKVLYSTVYPAIALIVTRWSLSIEALISVIVVEAISSAMLYHVVRGRLTWDVAVMGLLGYVIYILILIHRI; encoded by the coding sequence ATGGTAATTCTGTACATAATTGCTGGATTCTTCTCAGTACTTATTGGTGGTTGGCTCTTTACCAATGCGATGGAATACATAAGTCATAGGTATGGGGTTGGAGCATCCTTCGTTGGTGCTGTGCTATCACCCATCTTAACATCACTCCCTGAGCTTATGGTCTTCCTGGTTGCTTTCCTGATTTACGGTGGTGTGTCCGGTGAGGATGTTGCCGTGGGCACGGTGATTGGAGAACCTTTTGTGGTATCTACTATTGTATACCCAATGATCTTTATTATCGCTATCATAGGATTTTACCTGCGTTACAGGAGCGACGTGGTTCTTGAGGTCGATAAGGTATTGGTGACGCCGTTTATTGTGGTTGTAGTGTTCTTCCCCACGGTTCTCTTACCAGCCTTTATTAATTCGCTCCAGGTTAGGTTAGTAATAGCGGTTCTTTTACTTGCAATTTACCTATCGTATATCTACATAATGAGGGCTAAGCAGGGCTTAGCTATTGAGGATTATGAGGGGCTTTACGTGCTCAGGATCGTTAGGATATCAAGACTTTGGGAATGGCTTTTACTCATGATTCAGCTTGCTGTTTCCGTAGCCTTACTATTTATGGGTTCTAGGGCTATGGTTGCGGGGATAATTGAGTTGTCACGTAGTTCCATGCTTGATGTGATGGGTTTATCGATAATAATCGTGCCTACGGCTACGGTGCTGCCCGAGTCAATAACCGCGGCTATATGGACCTTGAGGGGGCGTGATACGATGGCTGTTGCCGCGTTAATTGGTGAGAAGGTGCTTTACTCAACCGTGTACCCAGCCATAGCCCTAATCGTTACTAGGTGGTCTCTTAGTATTGAGGCTTTGATTAGCGTTATCGTGGTTGAGGCAATATCCTCTGCAATGCTATACCACGTCGTTAGGGGGAGGCTTACCTGGGACGTGGCGGTAATGGGGCTTCTTGGTTATGTAATTTACATACTTATCTTGATACACCGTATTTAA
- a CDS encoding urocanate hydratase has translation MSVPQKYRGRPIEELISAGYYDPETRTVHAITGTELHVHSRDWQLEGPLRMLFHVLDPAVAKDPKNLIVYGGTGKAARSWDDFEAIVDSLLTMDSEDTLVIQSGQPVAIWKLGKHAPRVLMSNAMLVPKWADWKIFWELEAKGLISFHQMTAGCWAYIGTQGILQGTYETIGAAADRHFGGSLEGRLVVSAGLGNMGGAQPLAIKMLGGVALIADVDKRMIQRMIDTGYLDTWTDNLDKAIDMALDAKERRQATSIGVLANAVDLLEKLVKENIVPDILTDQTPAHDPLSYVPQGLAVEQAEQLRKSDPEKYILLAKETMKKHVQLMLQLQARGAVTFEYGNNLRKQAYDAGVEDAFKIPGQMEYMRPLFEEGRGPFRWTSLVGDPNDIYKLDDVLITLFEKKNPRLVRWIKNAHQYVKFQGLPARVVYLGYGERALFGKIVSEMVRKGELSGPIWFGRDHLDSGSVASPFRETEGMLDGSDAIGDWPILNYALNTAAGATWTCFHHGGGVGVGFSIHAGFGMVVDGTELAEEKALRVFTVDPGSGIVRHAHAGYPKSLMVAREKGVRIPIIDRLEEKSKRVIEEAYREGRISRFTYERVKKDLEEYEARKQNYRAPFNT, from the coding sequence ATGTCAGTCCCTCAAAAATACAGGGGCAGGCCCATCGAGGAATTAATCTCGGCCGGTTATTACGACCCTGAGACCAGGACCGTCCACGCGATCACCGGCACAGAGCTTCACGTACATAGCCGTGATTGGCAACTCGAGGGTCCACTGCGGATGCTCTTCCACGTGCTCGATCCCGCGGTCGCCAAGGATCCAAAGAATCTAATCGTCTATGGCGGTACGGGTAAGGCCGCGCGTTCGTGGGATGACTTCGAGGCCATCGTGGATTCCCTACTTACTATGGACAGCGAAGACACACTAGTGATACAGAGTGGCCAGCCCGTGGCCATTTGGAAACTCGGTAAGCATGCACCGAGGGTTTTGATGAGCAATGCCATGCTCGTTCCCAAGTGGGCCGATTGGAAGATATTCTGGGAGCTCGAGGCCAAGGGATTGATAAGCTTCCACCAAATGACCGCTGGTTGCTGGGCTTACATTGGAACCCAGGGCATTCTCCAGGGAACCTACGAAACAATTGGGGCGGCAGCGGACAGGCACTTTGGTGGCTCACTCGAAGGTAGGTTAGTGGTTAGTGCTGGGCTTGGAAACATGGGTGGTGCACAGCCATTGGCCATTAAGATGCTTGGCGGTGTGGCGTTAATAGCTGATGTTGATAAGAGGATGATACAGAGGATGATAGATACTGGTTACCTGGACACGTGGACAGACAACCTGGACAAGGCCATAGACATGGCCCTCGATGCGAAGGAGAGAAGGCAAGCAACGAGCATAGGTGTCCTCGCTAATGCCGTGGACCTACTCGAGAAGTTAGTTAAGGAGAACATAGTCCCTGACATACTCACGGACCAAACACCAGCTCACGACCCATTATCCTACGTACCTCAAGGACTCGCTGTAGAGCAGGCTGAACAGCTAAGGAAGAGTGACCCAGAGAAGTACATACTATTGGCTAAGGAGACAATGAAGAAGCACGTGCAACTAATGCTTCAACTGCAGGCCAGGGGTGCCGTGACCTTCGAGTACGGCAATAACCTAAGGAAGCAGGCATATGATGCCGGTGTTGAGGATGCATTCAAGATACCAGGGCAAATGGAGTACATGAGGCCATTGTTCGAGGAGGGCCGTGGACCATTCAGGTGGACAAGCCTAGTCGGTGATCCAAACGACATATACAAACTAGATGACGTATTAATAACACTCTTCGAGAAGAAAAACCCAAGACTAGTCAGGTGGATTAAGAACGCCCACCAATACGTGAAATTCCAGGGACTACCTGCCAGGGTGGTTTACCTAGGCTATGGTGAGAGGGCATTATTCGGTAAGATCGTTAGTGAGATGGTTAGGAAGGGCGAGTTAAGTGGGCCGATATGGTTCGGCAGGGATCACTTAGACAGTGGATCTGTTGCTTCGCCCTTCAGGGAGACTGAGGGCATGCTAGACGGCTCAGACGCAATAGGTGACTGGCCAATACTGAACTACGCGCTAAACACTGCCGCTGGCGCCACATGGACTTGCTTCCATCACGGCGGCGGTGTCGGGGTCGGATTTAGTATTCATGCTGGTTTTGGTATGGTTGTTGATGGTACTGAGCTTGCTGAGGAGAAGGCCCTCAGGGTCTTCACTGTAGACCCGGGATCGGGTATTGTTAGGCATGCCCATGCTGGATATCCGAAGTCCCTGATGGTTGCTAGGGAAAAGGGTGTCAGGATACCAATTATTGATAGGCTTGAGGAGAAGAGTAAGCGTGTGATTGAGGAGGCGTATAGGGAGGGTAGGATTAGTAGGTTCACGTATGAGAGGGTTAAGAAGGATCTTGAGGAGTATGAGGCGAGGAAGCAAAACTATAGGGCGCCCTTCAATACTTAG
- a CDS encoding AbrB/MazE/SpoVT family DNA-binding domain-containing protein: MKTLVKVTRNYQVTIPAGIRERLGIKVGDLLSVEVDGDRIILKKVIQEIPMIRLGRELTIDDINRLIEEGLMRNVRGSD, translated from the coding sequence GTGAAGACCTTGGTTAAGGTTACTAGGAATTATCAGGTCACGATACCCGCGGGCATTAGGGAGAGGCTCGGGATTAAGGTTGGTGATTTGTTGAGTGTTGAGGTTGATGGTGATCGTATTATCCTTAAGAAGGTTATTCAGGAGATACCAATGATCAGGTTGGGTAGGGAGTTAACAATTGATGATATTAATAGACTCATTGAGGAGGGTTTGATGAGGAATGTCAGAGGCAGTGATTGA
- a CDS encoding arginase family protein yields MRFVRESMYKFIKDPGDIRIGEVIKRGWVSGDVGILGVPWDGAVGTRPGSRLAPARVRSWLYSSPYIFSNVSIVDLGDVDVVVGDHNETWRRVEETVSEALGLVRELIVIGGDSTSSYAAFRGLRKAVNDGLAYVLLDAHPDVRVITEGLTSGQVVRWIRSVDPNAYIAIIGVRTYSNAPYLFDEARKLGITVYTIDQVDSMGINAVVSEIVSNTNNRVVHLSINLDVVDPAFAPGVNSPSPGGFTSREVIRLVRELSIRLRPRVFDIVEVTPPFDVNDVTSMLASAIIVNAIWISKT; encoded by the coding sequence ATGCGGTTTGTTAGGGAGTCCATGTATAAGTTTATCAAGGACCCTGGTGATATCAGGATCGGCGAGGTTATCAAGAGAGGTTGGGTTAGTGGTGATGTTGGTATTCTCGGTGTTCCCTGGGATGGGGCGGTAGGTACGAGACCTGGCTCTAGGCTTGCCCCTGCCAGGGTTAGGTCCTGGCTTTACTCCTCACCCTACATCTTCAGCAATGTTTCGATTGTTGATCTCGGCGATGTTGATGTGGTTGTTGGTGATCATAATGAGACTTGGCGTAGGGTTGAGGAGACGGTCAGTGAGGCGTTGGGGCTTGTTAGGGAGTTGATCGTCATTGGTGGCGACAGTACATCCTCCTACGCAGCGTTTAGAGGCTTGAGGAAGGCAGTTAATGATGGGTTGGCGTATGTCCTACTTGATGCTCACCCCGATGTTAGGGTCATTACCGAGGGTCTGACGAGCGGGCAGGTCGTTAGGTGGATTAGGAGTGTTGACCCAAACGCCTATATAGCCATAATCGGCGTTAGGACTTATTCAAACGCACCATACCTATTTGATGAGGCTAGGAAGTTAGGTATTACGGTATACACGATTGATCAGGTGGACTCCATGGGCATTAATGCTGTGGTCAGCGAGATTGTGAGTAATACTAACAATAGGGTTGTTCACCTGAGCATTAATCTTGATGTTGTCGACCCAGCATTCGCACCCGGCGTCAATAGCCCATCACCTGGTGGCTTCACGTCAAGGGAGGTAATTAGACTTGTTCGCGAATTAAGCATTAGGTTAAGGCCCAGGGTTTTTGATATTGTTGAAGTCACACCGCCCTTTGATGTTAATGATGTGACGAGTATGCTCGCCTCTGCGATAATAGTCAATGCCATATGGATTAGTAAGACGTGA